In a genomic window of Echeneis naucrates chromosome 4, fEcheNa1.1, whole genome shotgun sequence:
- the cfap144 gene encoding cilia- and flagella-associated protein 144 — translation MAGKEKKDVVHQNAIHVETIRKEQMHQKLHTEFSINPYRKLHVLPDKPMSRKPTEVIAENSGFIEAFHKARQEPTKKYTMPLTESQEIGWMSTPLIPSNRKDERFNFYRSSTDVTKHEESALRSSN, via the exons AtggcaggaaaagagaaaaaggatgTAGTCCATCAAAACGCCATTCACGTTGAGACGATACGGAAGGAGCAAATGCACCAGAAACTTCACACGGAGTTCAGCATCAACCCGTACAGGAAGT TGCATGTCCTGCCAGACAAGCCCATGTCCAGAAAACCAACGGAGGTGATTGCAGAGAACT CGGGTTTCATCGAGGCCTTCCATAAAGCCCGCCAGGAGCCCACCAAGAAATATACAATGCCACTGACTGAAAGTCAGGAGATAGGATGGATGTCAACTCCACTG ATTCCATCAAACCGCAAGGATGAGCGGTTCAATTTCTACCGCTCCAGCACAGATGTCACCAAGCACGAAGAGTCTGCCCTGCGATCATCAAACTAG